CATTGGCCTACATAAATGTGAGAGGTTCTCACCATTTCCTTAAACTAATGTATCCCACCAGGAGAACACCACAACTGATATTTTATTCACATCCATCCGGTTTCCTTTATTACTGAAAATCAACCAACGCAAgtaatataaatgtatttcacAGCACCTTGCTGCCTATAGTGTATATCTTTATAGTACAAATAGCTTGATTTCTGTAAGCCGTTTGAGCTCATCTTGTTTGAATCACCCAACGGTGTTCAATTAGCACTCAAAACCTGTTCtccctgattattattatttgctttagTTTTTCATATGTCACTTATAAAGGCAATTAGAAAGTATTTTATTCCAATTTACTAAACCCAGGTTGCTTAACTCAGATACAACTGCATTTTACACAAACTTCATTTGAATCTAAAAAAGTGTTGTAAACGATACTTTGGGAAGATGCTTCCTTGTTTAAATGACACCCGTCAAGGCTGACTACACATAATCAAAATCAAGTATAAACacagcaaagtttaaaaaaaaaaaaaaaaaaaaaaacaattcactgACGTGTTATAGAATTTAAGTTTCAAGGTTTTAAAAGCTATCAGGTATTTGCAGTTCAGAGTGAGTTACCAGCTCTCCATCCCAAAGTgcaaaagcaggacaaagtgggGTTTTGAAATTTGTATTCATAACATAGATAATGGATTGCTTTTCTGGGTCCACTAGTGCTAATTTTTGTCCTTCATAGTCCAAAAGGAGCCCAACCCTGTCAGGCTTTCCAACCAAGGAAACAGGTACCATCTCATTAGTTGTCATTGCATACCATTTTCGGTGTGTATAGCCGAAAACCCAAGAGCTATTATTAGTTCCAATACAGTCCTCTCTAGACATGTCAGAATCTGCAACTCCAATACGAAATGCTTGAGACTTGCAAACCGATACCTCCCAGTAGTGACGGCCTGTTGTAATAGCTGTGTCACCAAAAACTACTGCCCATTCACGAAAACGCTCTGGGTTAGCAGGCACCTTCGTTGGATCCACGCCCAGCATGTAGTATAACACTCCTGTATCTTTCTTGAAGAGTTCAAGACTGCTATGTGCCGTCTTCTCATCCAGCTTAAATTTAATGTCTGAAATGAAAACCCAAAAGAAGTTTGTCAATCAACTTTCATGTTCTATATGGCAAAACACCATGGAGTTACAATACTGGTCCTAAACATTCACAGTGACTGCTGAATTTTATTACAAGCAGTCCCTTGATTAGAACAGAATATTCAATGATAACAGAGCACCTCATCTCTGATAGCcaatttcactttttttcattttagaaaaacctACCACTGTTCATTATATATTAATGTACCAAATCACATACAAATTTCCAATCAGCCATAGTGGATTAGAATTGTTCAATCatcagttgtttttttgtttttaatcttctcTATTTCTTTCAAGCCAGATATCCTTGTGTGACCTGCTATTTCCCATTATGtcaactttgctttcttttttttttttttacaaataaaaaacaagtaatttACATTGAAGTTATCATACAGGTAAATGGAAGCAATTGAGCCAAGTTGAGCTTTCTAACCACCTAGCCTTACATGACTCTGACTCCAACCCCCGATTACTTCAGTTTGCTCCTACATAAAATAGCTTCACAGCAAATTAAAGAATAAAGGAGCACATGTATACAGTGGGCTCCAAAATTAGTAACTAAAGTCCCACAAGTGTACAGTAGCAAGATCAGAGGACAGTGTGtagtggaaaaaaattacaacaatTGAACTTAAATAAACTGTAGCATAATAAAATAAGACAGAGTTCTCATGAGAGGGTGGTAATGTTTAAGACCccactcttttctttctttacaacAAATGGAACACcaaaaacactgcacattattatGAAATGCCTACCACACTGAgaaaagcattacattttattaataatgtcATGGGTAATTAAATTACTCAAGTAAACCCTTTTTTAAATTCTTGATTAAAATGTACATCCTCAAGTAACTGGCAAAATGGTGACAGGCAAACTAAGCATGGATGAATGCAAATTTCAGTTTCTGCTGAGGAAGACCAAATTCCAAACATTATTTAAGGATTGAACCCACACTTTAATAGGAAAGTGCCCCTGGGAGGCATTTTTGAGACTTGGCACAGGTACACAAAGTTGCTCTCAATGGTGGgtacaattaaaacaaattttggTTTGGGTACAAAATATTTCCTCTTGGTGAATTTATGTGGTCATTGCACTAGGACTCGACTACATCCTGAGCAGCACCAGGTACCCCTGCTagtatatatccatatatattcCAGGGATCTGCAACTTGTGGCTCTTTAACTCTtgctaaaaagaaacacaaaaattagACGTCTGTCAAAACTTTAGCAGTAATGaattacaacatatatatatataagagcattattaagtttttttttttttttgcgtaaaACATCATATTCAACAAACAATCAGGATGACAATGAAGatgcaattttttaaatatagctgATCTAACCGCATTCATAGTAGAAACAGTCAGTCTTCAAAGCAATACACAGCTCACCTCAAACATGCAAGCCAACGCCGGGAAgctgctttttttccccccaaagaaATACACATTATTGAACCTGATCTGCAGTTTAAACTGTAAAATCCTttcaagtttaaaaaacaaacaaaaaaagtctttaaaaaaataagcactACTGAACATTCCTTCAGCTTTCACCGTTAAAGCTGGCACAGACTAGAATGAATATCAACTCCCATCCTGGAAAGGAACGCCAAGGAAAAGCAGTGTATCTGATTTACTCAAGGCCATCTACCAGATGTTTTACAGCAGTGCTTCACAAGTCCTAGTGGAtccctgtggcttcaggtttttattcTGAATAGTTTCATAATAAGTgaattgttttttcctttaactaatgtcattgtttaattagccatgtttttcaatttttgtctATTATTTTTCATTCAGCAATGGACATTAGTGTTAAGTTTTATGAGAAAttaagaaatctacattttgctATATCTTTAGATGtgtaactgtcatttttttttaattcacattttctcTGGAGTTTGCTCTATTAATGGTATCCCAAGTCTGAGAATTAATTAAGCCCAAATGACTCCTTAGAAAGTGGCATTAAACTGCTACAGGGCAACTGTTTCagtgtgttgtgtgtttatactaaaaagcaaaaaagaatccTTATGCATGGAAATGTCTGATTCATTCAATAAATACTTAGCGCAACCTACtagttaaaaactaaaaaaaaaaaaaatggaaaataactgcTTGCATAGTCAACAAAGGAGTCCAATTTAAAGAAACTGGTTGGGACAAAGACATCCAggacttgacgttttgatctccTGATGTGAACCTGAGAACCACTTCTTCAGTTTTTCTCCCATGGCAGGTAATGTGAcaacagtggttaaggctttgaaattCAAACCttcaggttgtgggttcagatccggctactgacactgtgtagcCATACACAAGTCGCTTCTtttgcttgtgctccaattggaaaaacaaaagaaatgcaaccaacttTATTTCTCAAATGTTGCAAGACACCTTGAATAAAGGTAATATTTAAGCCAACCTtgagtaaatgtaatatttactccAGAcagatatattaataataatagtggaTTTTCTAGTAGAAGATTAATAAAACAGCTGATTGATTAATCGTTTACAAAATAATCGGCATTGtctttcattctaatttaaaatatggGCAACTGAACCTACCCCGCTTTTGGCCAAAGCATATACAATGACCCTGGCAATCTTCTAAGGGAACCACTCTGTCACTGGGGCTACCTGAGCATCTATTCCTCTAATAACGGAGTCGTCGCTTCTCACTACTTCGTAAGTTCGATTCAGCTCCTCACCTCTGACTATGTTGCAGTCCTTAGATCTCTATCAACCTACTTTTTATCCGTTCAAATGTGAGCCACCCGTCTAAAAGTCTCTCAAACTAGCTACATTTTCTTCAAAATGAGTGTGACCACTTCAGTGGATGTTTTTAATTGGGACTTTATTTGGTCCTTTTTTTCTGACGTACAAAAGCATGTTATATTTTTCCCTGGTGTCAACTGCATTCGTCCCTTATCCTCAAATGAAATTTCCAAGCCTTAGTCCCATATACTTACTGTTTCTCGGAGTTAGTTGCGCAAGGAAGCGACAAGCGACTTGCCTGCGTACTCCTACAAGCTGAGCCGTCTCCTGTAAACAGCAACGCCCCTGCCATGGGACACGCTGCGCCAAAACTCGAATCCCCAAACTTGACAAGCGGCTACATGCGGCCATAATGCAGGAGATGCGCGCGCACAGCCCCTCAAACCACAAATGACAGGCTCGGCGGAAGTGACGGCAGATACTACTTCCGGATTGTAACTTCGCAAAGTGTGTTCGTGTGTTTTGAATTAGGGTTTTGGAAACTAGCGAGGTAAAGTAGCTtaataattgtaatttatttGTGAAATCAATGTGTTTCGTTATATGGCCATGTTGTCAAGTCTGAAGCGTTGTTCATCATTTCTTTGTTGTCGTCATTCTTTCGGTCGTACGAATTTAAACCTGCAAATCATTCAGTTTGAAAAATGTGTGCGTATATTGGCTCTAGCTGGGAAAAAGCACTGGAAAATCCCAATTAGTATAAATTTAGGGAATACATATTTAGGTCATCATAAAACGTTTTGCTACTTAGTCCAACTCACAATAATCTTGCGGACGTCCAAAGGAACtttttcaaaaattgtatttttcctgtacagtacagtatttgttCTTGGGTTGATTTTCCCTTAATTTGCCACGAGGTGGCACGCTATCTTCATGTAAATGCTTTATGTTAAAAGAAATAGCTGCTCGATGAACACCGAAATTTGTTGCCTTATTATTTTGACCAAGTGTTTTCAGTTTTTGGGTGTTATTTGAACTTGAGAATTTTAAAGAGTGTGCATTTGGGGCTGCACGTGCCCTGATTTCtaagtactgtacagtattttttttaaggtAAGAAAAGTCCATTTCTGTCCGCATCTTGTCAGACACAGCCTCTTTTCCCTCGGTGTTCAACTTTCTATGAGAGATAGTAATTGGATTTGCCTCTGTTTAGAGTTTGTttaccaatacatttttaaagacttCTTAACATTGTGAAGTGttcaattatatactgtagtatataggGGTAGGTAGTGCAACAAGTACAATCCCATCTCTTGATCTTTATTTAAGGGGACATTCACACCAGCACCATTTACACTTCCAGTCAAAAGTACAGACACTccaagaaatgttcatgtttttgattgaAATTGATACCTTTTTAGCAAAATGCCAGTCAATTTATTTATTGGAgaggtgctatatatatatataacatttatttttattattttaaaatacagccaagaAATAACTAGTattgctaatggctattactgtttgaaatgactgatttttttttttttttttttaacatatgactgcaaagccaaTTTTAAGCACCATTCCTTCTGTGTCCTAATAGTTAACACATTTAACATATCCTTAACTAgtcattttaaacattaattgTTTATTAGACAGTCTCATACAAAGCTGTTTATTACTTTCCTTTGAGAAGAGGGAAAACTGGATCCAACTTGGATGGATAAGTTAGGAGTGTCGAGTATTAGGACATTGAATGAATTGCTGCTGAAAATTCatgtgtgaataataaattaatcagtcatttcaagcaataAAACTAATGGTTATCAATGAACtgtttgtatatttaaaatgattttaatggtatcttgacaaaaaaaaaagataacaatttCTATCAGAAACATGAAATCTTCTGGGTTTGTACAGACATTTGATTGACAGTGTAGAGTGTGCAGTCCAACAAACCAGCGCATTGCAAGGATTGGGAAAGCAACAGAAGAAGACTCACATAAGAAATCAGCGTTCAGACTTCACACTTTAGTGTGCCCAGCCTGAGATTTCCATCTGTGACTGTAAAGCTGTAAGGCAggagtctccaactccagtcctgggtcctcatgtataaacagtgcatacgcacaaaaatgttgcgtaagcccgatTCCACGCTCCAATCACGATGTattaaacctaaacttggcgtaaagcctcgcgcattttcacggtagctaaatgcttggcgtatgcaagttctccgctcagttttgcaaactggcggcacccagcgtcaaagcagtgctactgtttcagtttggtttccttttcttttttagatccacatccttgacgCGGCTTTTtaaacacactgaaattaaccgcatattgtttattagtttaattcatctgattgtaattaacctataacaatataatggtctacagaatggtcaaactattctaaataccatagctgctttagcgttgttactctcactgcaccttattcttcattcagctgctccctttaggggttgccacagcggatcatctttttccatattactctcactgcaccactcggaatatttatatcactgtatctgagtgtagaatcacagctctacagcagctgattggaaagagattatcggtatacagcatcaagcacacactgcctcagccatgctgtctattgaacttctCTCATATGGcgaacgcttcagagcctttcctcgcggttcagaaacagtttcatcccaagaactataaacgcactcaatcagtccatcaagtgctccttgtagaacgctttgtacttatacagtaagtacaattacctcactgtaaacttgcaatgcaGTTAtagtattgcacaacctgagccactttataaagcgcgtatttacatatgatgacaatatcatttttaagatgaaatgcagcaaaatatgtttattatgcagataaaactttaacttcatttaaatgatctactgtatattgttaataattaaacatgtgtaaacatgttcatggattgttcctgccttgcactgtattcttgctggggctggcgtgacactggaagaatagatggatagggtagttaaacatgtactatgaggatttttcaatgttccttagaagttttgaagaatcggcgttctaagcttacagatggcttaacatctattacagagctgattggttggcgattgggtatttggagaaagaaaagtaaggaaaggaattgggggttagtacgtttgaaagagacagtactgccgcaataaaatatttcatcaaaggtcgcgcatggcgcaacaAGCAGCTtatgtgaggcaggaacaatcactgcgccaccgtgttcccatgtttaataacatgctttaactcctatcaacatgaaaatgatatcgagtatacatctcagtattttaattattcagagagctgtaatatcacgaatgtaatggattctgtgtgctgttggaggaagagaaagcctgtttaagaagcacgtagttaTTCACACACacggagcacatagaagatcaaatacaaaacaaagcatttaatgtgctactttagttatgatgggatttgagaaactagtaaattaaacgattttaagatgaagtttttgatctactttaatgacaaaataaactatgtgattaaagtggaaatttcaagattaaacttgacatttcatgcttttttcccactgtgtgcctattttttttttcctctgtaccctaataagctttcatatgacactcagacagtgggctacgacacacgttttcacggcaactttgatatctgacaacttttttatttcaggcactgtgcgactttgtgaacttgagctttctagTTTcttcgacactctatgtcacttgatcaacttccttttgttgtttataccactgtttaaaccaacaaatagtatgtttttccttgcctccacttggtattcactgaaattcttctattttcccccgtgcttttgccattgccttttcacagaacgctgagcttaagggctatttatattgatttgcatattcaaagagatgtaattctgggaggagtttggggagtggcagcaggcacatgcatgtgcgttacttttcacgctgaccgggatttttGGAGCAGAAGAACggggaagttggcgaacacacagatttatgcgtctggatttttttatgcgtacgcacatttctgcttttgtccttacgccatgttttagtgtgaattttatgcatggcgttatgcatgagacccctggagagctactgtggctgcaagttttcattccaactcttttcttaattattgaccagttcttgctactaattaactatttccatttattttaattgacttttcttgatactctgaccgctgaattgattcttttttccttaaacggcacctaaacatagagttaggtccataaatatttggacagtgacaacttttttctaattttggttctgtacattaccacaatgaattttaaatgaattaactcagatgcagttgaagtgcagactttcagctttaattcagtggggtgaacaaaatgattgcataaaaatgtaaagcagctaaagcatttttttaacacaatcccttcatttcaggggatcaaaagtaattggacaattgactcaaaggctatttcatgggctggtgtgggcaagtccgtcgttatgtcattatcgattaagcagataaaaggcctggagttgatttgaggtgtgatgcttgcatgtggaagattttgctgtgaacagacaacatgcggtcaaaggagctctccatgcagatgaaagaagccatccttaagctgcgaaaacagaaaaaacccatcggagaaattgctaaaATATTACAAGTTGCAAACTCTACAGTTTGATACATCCtgagaaagcaagcactggtgaactcagcaacgcaaaaagacctggatgtccacgaaagacaacagtggtggatgatcacagaatcatttccatggtgaagagaaaccccttcacaacagccaaccaagtgaacaacactctccagggggtaggcatatcgatatccaagtctaccataaagagaagactgcatgaaagtaaatacagagggtgcactgcaaggtgcaaaccactcataagcctcaagaatagaaaggctaggtGGGacattgctaaagaacatctaaaaaagccagcacagttctggaaaaacgttCTTTagactgatgaaaccaagatcaacctctaccagaatgatggcaagaaaaaagtatggagaaggcatggaacaactcattatccaaagtgtaccacatcatttgtaaaacacggtggaggcactgtgatggcttgggtgtgcatggctgccagtggcactgggacactagtgtttattgatgatgtgacacaggacagaagcagccgaatgaattctgaggtgttcagagacatactgtctgctcagatccagctaaatgcagtcaaattgattgggcggcgtttcatgatacagatggacaatgacccaaaacatacagccaaagcaacccaggagtttattaaagcaaagaagtggaaaattcttgaatggccaagtcagtcacctgatcttaacccaattgagcatgcatttcacttgttgaagactaaacttcagatagaaaggcccacaaacaaacagcaactgaaagccgctgcagtaaaggcctggcagagcattaaaaaggaggaaacccagcatctggtgatgtccatgagttcaagacttcagcctgtcattgccagcaaagggttttcaaccaagtatcagaaatgaacattttatttccagttatttaatttgtccaattacttttgagcccctgaaatgaagggattgtgttaaaaaatgcttcagttgcctcacatttttatgcaatctttttgttcaccccactgaattaaagcagaaaatctgcacttcaactgcatctgagttgtttcatttaaaattcattgggtaatgtgcagaaccaaaattagtaaaaagttgtgtctgtccaaatatttatggacctaactgtaaatttgaaaaagtgagccaacagatgaccaactaagttggggcctcaaactccaaccttcattcaatttcttaacttgaagccagttctcattgctaattaaacccgtatTTAATcccatggtgctcattctgccatggcagacatttccaaaactgtcaaaatgttttgtggacctgagcagattaacaTTACTGaagccttcacctttctttattttcagttattgtttgatggacgcaggttgttgtttatgtgttggttcattttatgtcttaatattgtttggttgctaattaaggaaaaaagaaataattaaggaacctgagtcttaagttgtgcatcaattaaaattaaggcaaagagcagtggtagcgctgcagcctcgcagtaaggagacctgggttcgcttcccgggttttccctgcgtggagtttgcatattctcactgtatctgcgtgggtttcctccgggtgctccggtttcctcccacagtccaaagacatgcaggttaggtgcattggcgatactaaattgtccctagtgtgtgcttggtgtgtgtgtgtgtgccctgtggtgggttggcgccctgcctgaggatgtgttcctgccttgcgccctgtgctgtctgggattggctccagcagacccctgtgaccctgtgttaggatatagcgtgttggacgatgactgactgagtTAATTAGTAGCAATCACATCTcagggataattaaagcaaacaggacacacttgaccacaatttggagtgctagagcaaagggtctgaattgagaaaattcagtttttgacttttaacaaatttgcaaacctttctgaaaatatgtttttgcttTGATAATGACAaatttagccattttaaaattgcatgtacaacacaaagtgtgcagaaagtaaaggtgactgaatattttctgtatcctctgtgcatgttaggttaaaagGAGATCATAATTTGGGCCTTTATCAGTACAGTAGATACTGGTGTCCCATCTCTGTCCTGTTTGGCTCCCCCTTCTCATGACtttgtaatggaaaaagtggtTTCTGAACGCGAATGGATGAGTGGGCTGTTTTAAGTTATTTGTGACAATCTTTGTGATTGGTTTTAGTTAAAtatgatggattgattgatttttcACTAGTAAATACAAATACATCTCACTAACCTTCAATTtgttcaatttttcatttttgattgctTCTGATAAAATCACCAGCAGAAGATTATGGctcattgctgtatttttttcagtACAGAGTGCTCCAAGCTTCACTCTGTCCATTAAAGTCTCGTATTAATAGCTCTGCGTGAAGGAATGAAGCAAAattgtgcatacacacagaagCATGATCTGAATCTTCCATAATGATTAACTGGAGAAGTAAAGATTAACTAGTGATCCCTTCCTTGTTTCCTTGCTAATCATCAGAAGATTCACCTGACATTCTTTCCAGTCTACTCAAGGATATGATTTTCAAGGGGTCAAAGGGGTCTGTTGGCTAGCCTGAACGTGGAATATCATTTTAGTGAAATTTGATGTTGTACCTTGTTTCATGCTGCATTTCACATGTAGTTCAGATCTACAACCTGTCATATGGCCCCAGCTAAGGCTTGGTCAGATGAGAACCCCGAGGACTGTTACTGTTTTTTGTGGTAGATGAACAGTGGAGGAGCGGTCAAAGTCACAGAGGAGGTTAAAGGACAAAGTGTTTTGCTCCCTCCCTGATCCTGTCTTAACAGCTTCTGTCCCACATATCAGGTGAAGTGTCTCACCCACTTGACCACTTCGCACGAGCCAGACTGAAGCATTCTGTCCTTTCCTCTCCCCTATTTATCTGTCACATGCTGTCACACTCTTCAAACACTTTCCTGTCTTCCTCTCACCAGTGAGCTTTGCTCCAATGCTCTTTTGTTAtaacagtgtttttgtttttcagtctcttttgttttttgtaattttcacaATTTAATCTGCtcccttggtttttttttttttttcgttttcttctatccggaaagtattcacagcacatcactttttccacattttgttatgttacagccttattccaaaatggattaaattcatttttttcctcagaattctacacacaacaccccataatgacaacgtgaaaaaagtttacttgagatttttgcaaatttattgagaaagcacatgtacataagtattcacagcctttgccatgaagctcaa
The sequence above is drawn from the Erpetoichthys calabaricus chromosome 3, fErpCal1.3, whole genome shotgun sequence genome and encodes:
- the spryd4 gene encoding SPRY domain-containing protein 4; the encoded protein is MAACSRLSSLGIRVLAQRVPWQGRCCLQETAQLVGVRRQVACRFLAQLTPRNNIKFKLDEKTAHSSLELFKKDTGVLYYMLGVDPTKVPANPERFREWAVVFGDTAITTGRHYWEVSVCKSQAFRIGVADSDMSREDCIGTNNSSWVFGYTHRKWYAMTTNEMVPVSLVGKPDRVGLLLDYEGQKLALVDPEKQSIIYVMNTNFKTPLCPAFALWDGELVTHSELQIPDSF